A window from Apteryx mantelli isolate bAptMan1 chromosome 15, bAptMan1.hap1, whole genome shotgun sequence encodes these proteins:
- the CFAP161 gene encoding cilia- and flagella-associated protein 161 isoform X2: MAAYSPGVRVGNWSEDAALAEELLEDFRRRRERGELLIQKSRKLQDNLLRKVKLSLPKDGFVHFGDTVMLLSPDNKKSSMENYPGVCGKLALAVDLDEIAMFSAESLQAPCGVSAVKTMDPLYLASDHKSFLRFAKKSYLQQVFLTDELSYLTRWHAAFLDPQLRLEYEGFPVPANSNIIITHCHTNRSLAVPRNFWIRSYFGMEYEVVCHTYLNSHKAEEDKNYWVIVTGNPSDEESTMIDRPDPLSGGIREKNEFHEETQNIKISD; the protein is encoded by the exons ATGGCCGCCTACAGCCCCGGGGTGCGCGTCGGCAACTGGAGCGAGGACGCGGCGCTGGCGGAG GAGCTCCTGGAGGACTTTCGGCGAAGGAGGGAGCGCGGAGAACTTTTAATACAGAAGTCCAGGAAACTTCAAGATAATCTCTTAAGGAAG GTGAAGCTGTCCCTGCCTAAGGATGGATTTGTGCATTTTGGGGACACTGTGATGCTTCTGAGCCCCGATAACAAGAAATCCTCGATGGAGAATTACCCCGGAGTGTGCGGCAAGCTGGCGCTGGCCGTTGATCTCGATGAGATCGCCATGTTCTCGGCTGAATCTCTGCAAGCTCCCTGTGGAGTTAGTGCAGTCAAAACCATGGACCCT TTATATCTAGCAAGTGACCATAAATCATTTCTGAGATTCGCTAAAAAATCTTACCTTCAGCAAGTATTTTTGACAGATGAACTTTCCTATTTGACTCGCTGGCATGCAGCATTCCTGGATCCACAGCTGCGTCTTGAATATGAAGGATTTCCAGTTCCT gcaAACTCTAACATTATTATTACTCATTGCCATACTAATCGGAGCTTGGCTGTTCCAAGGAACTTTTGGATACG ATCTTATTTTGGGATGGAATATGAAGTAGTTTGTCACACCTATCTGAACTCCCATAAAGCTGAAGAAGATAAGAATTACTGGGTAATAGTTACAGGAAATCCCAGTGATGAGGAAAGTACTATGATTGATAGACCCGACCCTCTCTCAGGGGGGATCAGAGAGAAGAATGAGTTTCATGAAGAGACACAGAATATAAAAATCTCAGATTAG
- the CFAP161 gene encoding cilia- and flagella-associated protein 161 isoform X1: MAAYSPGVRVGNWSEDAALAEELLEDFRRRRERGELLIQKSRKLQDNLLRKVKLSLPKDGFVHFGDTVMLLSPDNKKSSMENYPGVCGKLALAVDLDEIAMFSAESLQAPCGVSAVKTMDPVGRNTFCILSVDGGAMGEPIRFGQKFGLGATGGFSDKMLYLASDHKSFLRFAKKSYLQQVFLTDELSYLTRWHAAFLDPQLRLEYEGFPVPANSNIIITHCHTNRSLAVPRNFWIRSYFGMEYEVVCHTYLNSHKAEEDKNYWVIVTGNPSDEESTMIDRPDPLSGGIREKNEFHEETQNIKISD, translated from the exons ATGGCCGCCTACAGCCCCGGGGTGCGCGTCGGCAACTGGAGCGAGGACGCGGCGCTGGCGGAG GAGCTCCTGGAGGACTTTCGGCGAAGGAGGGAGCGCGGAGAACTTTTAATACAGAAGTCCAGGAAACTTCAAGATAATCTCTTAAGGAAG GTGAAGCTGTCCCTGCCTAAGGATGGATTTGTGCATTTTGGGGACACTGTGATGCTTCTGAGCCCCGATAACAAGAAATCCTCGATGGAGAATTACCCCGGAGTGTGCGGCAAGCTGGCGCTGGCCGTTGATCTCGATGAGATCGCCATGTTCTCGGCTGAATCTCTGCAAGCTCCCTGTGGAGTTAGTGCAGTCAAAACCATGGACCCTGTTGGTCGAAATACTTTTTGTATCTTAAG TGTTGATGGAGGTGCAATGGGTGAACCCATTAGATTTGGGCAAAAATTTGGTCTTGGGGCAACAGGGGGGTTTTCTGATAAAATG TTATATCTAGCAAGTGACCATAAATCATTTCTGAGATTCGCTAAAAAATCTTACCTTCAGCAAGTATTTTTGACAGATGAACTTTCCTATTTGACTCGCTGGCATGCAGCATTCCTGGATCCACAGCTGCGTCTTGAATATGAAGGATTTCCAGTTCCT gcaAACTCTAACATTATTATTACTCATTGCCATACTAATCGGAGCTTGGCTGTTCCAAGGAACTTTTGGATACG ATCTTATTTTGGGATGGAATATGAAGTAGTTTGTCACACCTATCTGAACTCCCATAAAGCTGAAGAAGATAAGAATTACTGGGTAATAGTTACAGGAAATCCCAGTGATGAGGAAAGTACTATGATTGATAGACCCGACCCTCTCTCAGGGGGGATCAGAGAGAAGAATGAGTTTCATGAAGAGACACAGAATATAAAAATCTCAGATTAG